The Streptomyces sp. Je 1-332 genome has a window encoding:
- a CDS encoding VOC family protein, whose amino-acid sequence MSIALNHTIVAAKDKKASAQFLADILGLEVSPQYGPFIPVEIPNGVTLDYMESGEPITPQHYAFLVSEDDFDAIFGRIKDAGLTYWADPHHTVVGEINTNDGGRGAYWDDPDGHSLEILTRPYGSGS is encoded by the coding sequence ATGTCCATCGCGCTCAACCACACCATCGTCGCCGCCAAGGACAAGAAGGCGTCCGCTCAGTTCCTCGCCGACATCCTGGGCCTCGAAGTGAGCCCCCAGTACGGGCCGTTCATCCCCGTCGAGATCCCGAACGGCGTCACGCTCGACTACATGGAGAGCGGCGAACCGATCACCCCGCAGCACTACGCCTTCCTGGTCTCCGAGGACGACTTCGACGCCATCTTCGGCCGCATCAAGGACGCGGGGCTCACCTACTGGGCCGACCCGCACCACACGGTCGTGGGCGAGATCAACACCAACGACGGCGGCCGGGGCGCGTACTGGGACGACCCGGACGGCCACAGCCTGGAGATCCTCACCAGGCCGTACGGCAGCGGAAGCTAG
- a CDS encoding nuclear transport factor 2 family protein: MPNIPLPTRAADVPAAFAERFNSGDPGAVHELYEESAAFVPESGDAVHGLAAIARENGPFLAIGLPISVHPRHVHVSGDIALLVVDWEIEGVVKSTATDVARRGADGYWRYVIDSPFGAAPGVSG, from the coding sequence ATGCCGAACATTCCCCTGCCCACGCGCGCCGCCGACGTCCCCGCGGCCTTCGCCGAGCGGTTCAACAGCGGGGACCCGGGGGCGGTGCACGAACTGTACGAGGAGAGTGCCGCGTTCGTGCCGGAGTCGGGGGACGCGGTGCACGGCCTCGCGGCCATCGCGCGGGAGAACGGCCCGTTCCTCGCGATCGGACTGCCCATCTCCGTGCACCCCCGCCATGTGCACGTCTCCGGCGACATCGCGCTGCTCGTCGTCGACTGGGAGATCGAGGGCGTCGTGAAGTCCACCGCCACGGACGTGGCGAGACGCGGCGCCGACGGGTACTGGCGATACGTGATCGACAGTCCGTTCGGCGCCGCGCCCGGCGTGAGCGGCTAG
- a CDS encoding helix-turn-helix domain-containing protein — translation MTHRTVSQGAGQGLPDDPRARVEAPTPGCPVEITLAALRGRWTTLIVRELLRTGSYTYSELASTLPELSDKVLTERLGQLVAAGVVLRTRTPAWPSTVTYELTPHGKELGPVLQALWDWGASVPAPPTAE, via the coding sequence GTGACTCACCGAACGGTAAGCCAGGGCGCGGGCCAGGGGCTCCCCGACGACCCCCGGGCCCGCGTCGAGGCACCCACCCCCGGCTGCCCCGTGGAGATCACCCTCGCCGCCCTGCGCGGACGCTGGACCACCCTGATCGTCCGTGAACTGCTGCGGACCGGTTCCTACACGTACAGCGAACTGGCGTCCACACTGCCGGAGTTGTCGGACAAGGTGCTCACGGAGCGGCTGGGCCAGCTGGTCGCCGCGGGTGTCGTCCTGCGTACCAGGACACCTGCCTGGCCCTCCACGGTCACCTACGAACTCACCCCCCACGGGAAAGAACTCGGCCCGGTCCTGCAGGCGTTGTGGGACTGGGGAGCGAGCGTGCCGGCACCACCCACCGCAGAGTAA
- a CDS encoding ATP-dependent Clp protease proteolytic subunit: MPTVVSAPRAASEGETPSTRFDDHLAAQLLTQRIIFLGTQVDEVSANRVCAQMLLLSAEDPRTDISLYINSPGGSVTAGLAIYDTLRLIPNDVSTLAMGFAASMGQFLVTVGTAGKRYALPNARIMMHQPSAGIGGTTADIAIQAENLEFTKKSVERITAEHTGQSPETISRDGDRDRWFTAEQAKEYGMVDRVLDSLADVRPAASKPRMGLGV, from the coding sequence ATGCCGACCGTCGTCAGTGCCCCGCGAGCAGCCTCCGAGGGCGAGACGCCCTCGACGCGGTTCGACGATCATCTGGCCGCGCAGCTGCTGACCCAGCGGATCATCTTCCTCGGGACCCAGGTCGACGAGGTGTCCGCGAACCGCGTGTGCGCGCAGATGCTGCTGCTTTCCGCCGAGGACCCGCGGACCGACATCAGCCTCTACATCAACAGCCCGGGCGGGTCCGTCACCGCGGGGCTCGCCATCTACGACACCCTGCGGCTGATCCCGAACGACGTCTCGACCCTCGCCATGGGATTCGCCGCCAGCATGGGGCAGTTCCTGGTGACCGTCGGCACCGCGGGCAAGCGGTACGCCCTGCCCAACGCGCGGATCATGATGCACCAGCCGTCCGCCGGCATCGGCGGCACCACCGCCGACATCGCCATCCAGGCCGAGAACCTGGAGTTCACGAAGAAGTCCGTCGAACGGATCACCGCCGAGCACACCGGTCAGTCACCGGAGACCATCTCGCGTGACGGGGATCGCGACCGGTGGTTCACCGCCGAGCAGGCCAAGGAGTACGGGATGGTCGACCGGGTGCTCGATTCGCTCGCCGATGTACGGCCTGCCGCGTCGAAGCCGCGTATGGGACTGGGGGTCTGA
- a CDS encoding NAD(P)-dependent alcohol dehydrogenase — translation MTAQTSTTTVSAYAAPSAKAPLERTTVPRRPVGASDVLIDIKYAGICHSDIHQARDGWGEGIFPMVPGHEIAGVVTEVGSAVTKFAVGDRVGVGCMVDSCRECDNCKAGLEQYCAQGNIQTYNALDKSGEPTYGGYSTHIVVDEAFTLRIPDGLSLDVAAPLLCAGITTYSPLHRWNAGPGKKVAVVGLGGLGHMGVKIAHAMGAEVTVLSQTLRKKDDGLKLGADHYYATSDESTFEQLAGSFDLILSTVSAPLPLDKYLGLLRPEGSFVNVGAPEEPVSLNLFSVIGGGKTLAGSMIGGIRETQDMLDFCAEHGLGSEIELIDADQINEAYERVLASDVRYRFVIDASTI, via the coding sequence ATGACCGCACAGACCAGCACCACCACCGTCTCCGCTTACGCCGCGCCCTCCGCCAAGGCCCCCCTGGAGCGGACCACCGTCCCGCGCCGCCCCGTGGGCGCGTCCGACGTACTGATCGACATCAAGTACGCCGGCATCTGCCACTCGGACATCCACCAGGCGCGCGACGGCTGGGGCGAGGGCATCTTCCCGATGGTGCCGGGCCACGAGATCGCCGGCGTCGTCACCGAGGTCGGCTCCGCCGTCACCAAGTTCGCGGTCGGCGACCGCGTCGGCGTCGGCTGCATGGTCGACTCCTGCCGCGAGTGCGACAACTGCAAGGCAGGCCTTGAGCAGTACTGCGCCCAGGGCAACATCCAGACGTACAACGCCCTCGACAAGAGCGGCGAGCCCACCTACGGCGGCTACTCCACGCACATCGTCGTCGACGAGGCCTTCACCCTGCGCATCCCCGACGGCCTGTCCCTGGACGTCGCCGCGCCGCTCCTGTGCGCCGGCATCACCACGTACTCCCCGCTCCACCGCTGGAACGCGGGCCCCGGCAAGAAGGTCGCCGTCGTCGGCCTCGGCGGTCTCGGCCACATGGGCGTCAAGATCGCGCACGCCATGGGCGCGGAGGTCACCGTCCTCTCGCAGACCCTGCGTAAGAAGGACGACGGCCTGAAGCTGGGCGCCGACCACTACTACGCGACCAGCGACGAGTCGACGTTCGAACAGCTCGCCGGTTCCTTCGACCTGATCCTCTCGACGGTCTCCGCGCCGCTGCCCCTGGACAAGTACCTGGGCCTGCTGCGCCCGGAGGGTTCCTTCGTGAACGTCGGCGCCCCCGAGGAGCCGGTCTCGCTCAACCTGTTCTCCGTGATCGGCGGCGGCAAGACCCTCGCGGGCTCCATGATCGGCGGCATCCGCGAGACCCAGGACATGCTGGACTTCTGCGCCGAGCACGGCCTGGGTTCGGAGATCGAGCTGATCGACGCCGACCAGATCAACGAGGCGTACGAGCGCGTGCTCGCCAGTGACGTGCGCTACCGCTTCGTGATCGACGCGTCGACGATCTGA
- a CDS encoding aminoglycoside phosphotransferase family protein, giving the protein MTGTPIEVPESFALSTVQREGERGRAWLATLPELAGDLLRRWKCEPTEAVTHGQVGIIVPVRRTHDGMPAVLKISFPHPGNVHEPDAFAVWSGRGAVRLYERDDARFAMLLERAGAAAGAGGGSLADVEDTDEAVAVVGRLARRLAVPAPPGLPRMSSLVAEWECELRDEDRELGSPLPARVVAAAIGTVRELGRDQPDTLIHGDLHFTNVLRSERPEGSEGAERSEGSEGPERDPWLAIDPKGYVGDPAYDSITLLRSRFEPLLTAPDPRAAALRRLAVFADAAEVDRERARRWAQARAVTAAHWGMRHGDPAWMVKATEALAEALT; this is encoded by the coding sequence ATGACCGGGACACCCATCGAGGTACCAGAGAGCTTCGCGCTGAGCACGGTCCAGCGGGAGGGCGAGCGGGGCAGGGCCTGGCTCGCGACACTTCCCGAGCTGGCCGGTGATCTGCTCCGGCGCTGGAAGTGCGAGCCGACGGAGGCGGTCACGCACGGGCAGGTCGGCATCATCGTCCCCGTGAGACGGACGCACGACGGGATGCCCGCCGTCCTGAAGATCTCCTTCCCGCACCCCGGCAACGTGCACGAGCCGGACGCCTTCGCGGTGTGGTCGGGCCGGGGCGCGGTCCGGCTGTACGAGCGGGACGACGCGCGGTTCGCGATGCTCCTTGAGCGGGCCGGGGCTGCGGCCGGAGCGGGCGGGGGTTCGTTGGCCGACGTGGAGGACACCGACGAGGCGGTGGCCGTGGTCGGGCGCCTGGCGCGCCGCCTCGCCGTGCCCGCGCCGCCGGGGCTGCCGCGGATGAGCTCGCTCGTGGCCGAGTGGGAGTGTGAACTGCGGGACGAGGACCGGGAGTTGGGGTCACCGCTGCCGGCCCGCGTGGTGGCCGCCGCGATCGGGACCGTGCGGGAACTGGGCCGGGATCAGCCCGACACCCTCATCCACGGGGACCTGCACTTCACCAACGTACTGAGGTCGGAGAGGCCGGAGGGGTCGGAGGGGGCGGAGAGGTCGGAGGGGTCCGAAGGGCCGGAGCGAGACCCCTGGCTCGCCATCGACCCCAAGGGCTACGTCGGCGACCCGGCGTACGACTCGATCACGCTGCTCCGCAGCCGTTTCGAGCCCTTGCTCACCGCGCCCGATCCACGGGCCGCGGCCCTGCGCAGACTCGCCGTCTTCGCCGACGCGGCGGAGGTCGACCGCGAACGGGCCAGGCGGTGGGCGCAGGCGCGGGCGGTGACGGCGGCGCACTGGGGGATGCGGCACGGCGACCCCGCGTGGATGGTCAAGGCGACGGAGGCGCTCGCGGAGGCGCTGACGTGA
- a CDS encoding helix-turn-helix transcriptional regulator, which produces MDADQPAHSPAAHSTAPEPPEPLDGRAELSEFLRTRRARLQPEDVGLPNFGRHRRVPGLRREELAQLAGVSVAYYTRLEQGNGRNVSGEVLDAIARALRLTDAEHAHLTHLAKPKQHKKKRAARPQRVRPALLQLVDALDGVPAYVAGRRTDILGWNRMAAALFGDWGALPPEERNWARICFLRPESRVLFRDWDQKASDIVSFLRMDAGCYPNDPLLSALVGELSVKSEEFRSLWATHDVREKGHGVKRLHHSLVGDLTLSYETLRLPDDHDQSLITYHAEPDSASADALRLLANWGADATRAGAAGAGS; this is translated from the coding sequence ATGGACGCCGACCAGCCAGCGCACTCCCCCGCCGCGCACTCCACCGCCCCCGAGCCGCCGGAGCCCCTCGACGGGCGCGCCGAGCTCAGCGAGTTCCTGCGCACCCGCAGGGCCCGGCTGCAGCCGGAGGATGTCGGCCTGCCGAACTTCGGGCGTCACCGGAGGGTGCCGGGGCTGCGCCGCGAGGAGCTCGCGCAGCTCGCGGGGGTGTCCGTGGCGTACTACACGCGTCTTGAGCAGGGCAACGGCCGCAACGTATCGGGCGAGGTCCTGGACGCGATCGCCCGTGCCCTGCGTCTGACGGACGCCGAGCACGCCCACCTGACGCATCTGGCCAAGCCGAAGCAGCACAAGAAGAAGCGCGCGGCACGCCCGCAGCGTGTGCGGCCCGCGCTGCTCCAGCTCGTCGACGCGCTGGACGGCGTCCCCGCCTATGTGGCAGGACGCCGCACGGACATCCTCGGCTGGAACCGCATGGCCGCCGCGCTCTTCGGCGACTGGGGTGCGCTGCCGCCGGAGGAGCGGAACTGGGCCCGGATCTGTTTTCTGCGGCCCGAGTCGCGCGTCCTGTTCCGGGACTGGGACCAGAAGGCGTCGGACATCGTGAGCTTCCTGCGGATGGACGCGGGCTGCTATCCGAACGACCCGCTGCTCTCGGCCCTGGTCGGCGAGCTCTCCGTGAAGAGCGAGGAGTTCCGGAGCCTGTGGGCCACGCATGACGTGCGGGAGAAGGGCCACGGCGTCAAGCGCCTGCATCACTCCCTGGTGGGCGATCTGACCCTGTCGTACGAGACGCTCCGCCTCCCCGACGACCACGACCAGTCACTGATCACGTACCACGCGGAGCCGGACTCGGCGTCGGCGGACGCGCTACGCCTCCTCGCCAACTGGGGAGCGGACGCCACGCGCGCCGGAGCGGCGGGGGCGGGGAGCTAG
- a CDS encoding ATP-dependent Clp protease proteolytic subunit: protein MSQYTIPTVVERTPQGERAYDVYSRLLSERIIFLGTEIDDGVANVVIAQLLHLESSNPEREVAIYINSPGGSFTSLMAIYDTMSFVSAPISTFCVGQAASTAAVLLAGGDPGRRFVLEHSRVLLGQPASGGQQGTVSDLALQAKEMLRIRSQVEDVLSRHSGHDVATLRADMDRDKVFTAEDAVAYGLADEVLSRRMLAAA, encoded by the coding sequence ATGAGCCAGTACACGATTCCGACCGTCGTCGAGCGCACCCCCCAGGGCGAGCGTGCCTACGACGTCTACAGCCGCCTCCTCTCGGAGCGGATCATCTTCCTCGGGACCGAGATCGACGACGGTGTGGCCAACGTCGTCATCGCGCAGCTGCTGCACCTGGAGTCCTCGAACCCGGAGCGCGAGGTCGCCATCTACATCAACTCGCCCGGAGGATCGTTCACTTCGCTCATGGCCATCTACGACACCATGAGCTTCGTCAGCGCCCCGATCTCGACGTTCTGCGTCGGGCAGGCCGCTTCCACCGCCGCCGTGCTCCTCGCCGGAGGCGACCCCGGTCGGCGGTTCGTCCTGGAGCACTCGCGCGTCCTGCTCGGGCAGCCCGCGAGCGGCGGGCAGCAGGGCACCGTCTCCGACCTCGCTCTCCAGGCCAAGGAGATGCTGCGGATCCGCTCGCAGGTGGAGGACGTCCTGTCCCGGCACTCGGGACACGATGTCGCCACGCTGCGCGCGGACATGGACCGTGACAAGGTCTTCACCGCCGAGGACGCGGTGGCGTACGGACTCGCCGACGAGGTCCTCAGTCGGCGGATGCTCGCCGCGGCCTGA
- a CDS encoding alpha/beta fold hydrolase produces the protein MPFAEAADGTALHYEVHGSGRPLVLLSGQSNSRRWWDPVRGGFDAAYTTVVLDWRGTGESGRPDTDSYSTPGFARDVVAVLDHAGIDRAHVYGTSMGGRVAQWLAADHPERVDRLVLGCTSPGAPHGVERGPEVRAALGQGDAAAARRALLELMYTPGWLARQGERQVFHTLGDPDMPPHARRRHLRASARHDAWDALPRIAAPTLVVHGADDAFNPAANAPLLAERVPGARMRLISGARHAYFEEFAEVATPLVLGFLAEVGS, from the coding sequence ATGCCCTTCGCTGAAGCCGCCGACGGCACCGCCCTGCACTACGAGGTCCACGGCTCCGGCCGCCCCCTGGTCCTGCTCAGCGGGCAGTCCAACAGCCGCCGCTGGTGGGACCCGGTGCGGGGTGGCTTCGATGCCGCGTACACGACCGTCGTACTGGACTGGCGCGGCACCGGCGAGAGCGGCCGCCCCGACACCGACAGCTACAGCACGCCCGGCTTCGCCCGCGACGTCGTCGCCGTGCTCGACCACGCGGGTATCGACCGCGCGCATGTGTACGGAACGTCGATGGGCGGCCGGGTCGCCCAGTGGCTGGCCGCCGACCATCCGGAGCGGGTGGACCGGCTCGTCCTCGGCTGTACGTCGCCGGGGGCGCCGCACGGCGTCGAACGCGGGCCGGAGGTGCGCGCCGCGCTCGGGCAGGGCGACGCGGCGGCAGCGCGGCGGGCCCTGCTGGAGCTGATGTACACCCCCGGCTGGCTCGCCCGGCAGGGGGAACGGCAGGTGTTTCACACCCTCGGCGATCCGGACATGCCCCCGCACGCCCGTCGGCGCCATCTGCGGGCCAGCGCGCGGCACGACGCCTGGGACGCGCTGCCGCGGATCGCGGCGCCGACCCTCGTCGTGCACGGGGCCGACGACGCGTTCAACCCGGCCGCCAACGCGCCCTTGCTCGCGGAACGTGTCCCCGGGGCGCGGATGCGGCTCATCTCCGGTGCGCGGCACGCGTACTTCGAGGAGTTCGCGGAGGTCGCGACGCCGCTCGTGCTGGGTTTCCTGGCGGAGGTCGGGTCCTAG
- a CDS encoding MBL fold metallo-hydrolase, with protein MVVRKVRPDVSVLSDSLEVPGIGHIPVNAFVLHAAQPVVVDTGLGLPDRNFLDEVASVIDPADVRWIWLTHPDRDHTGAIFDLLAAAPEARLVTTFLACGIMSCERPVPLDRVYLLNPGQTLDVGDRTLTGVRPPLFDNPATVGFFDDLSGACFSSDCFGGPLPSAELAQADDVRAVAPEDLRAAQLLWATVDSPWVHNVDPQKFLGSFQQLRDRGPEFIFSTHLPPAVGIAGPMIDTLGSAAGETAFVGPDQAALEQMLTQFEPSGGGH; from the coding sequence ATGGTCGTGCGCAAGGTTCGCCCGGACGTCAGCGTCCTGAGCGACAGTCTCGAGGTTCCGGGGATCGGGCACATCCCGGTCAACGCCTTCGTGCTGCACGCCGCCCAGCCCGTCGTCGTCGACACCGGCCTCGGGCTGCCCGACCGGAACTTCCTGGACGAGGTCGCGTCCGTCATCGACCCCGCCGACGTGCGCTGGATCTGGCTGACCCACCCGGACCGTGATCACACGGGCGCGATCTTCGACCTGCTGGCCGCTGCGCCCGAGGCCCGTCTCGTGACCACGTTCCTGGCCTGCGGAATCATGTCCTGCGAGCGGCCGGTGCCGCTGGATCGCGTCTATCTGCTCAACCCGGGCCAGACCCTGGACGTGGGCGACCGCACCCTCACCGGGGTCCGGCCACCGCTGTTCGACAACCCGGCCACCGTTGGCTTCTTCGACGACCTCTCGGGAGCCTGCTTCAGCTCGGACTGCTTCGGAGGCCCGCTGCCCAGCGCCGAACTGGCCCAGGCCGACGACGTCCGTGCCGTCGCCCCGGAGGACCTGCGTGCGGCGCAGCTGCTGTGGGCCACGGTCGACAGCCCGTGGGTGCACAACGTGGACCCACAGAAGTTCCTCGGCAGCTTCCAGCAACTACGGGACAGAGGACCCGAGTTCATCTTCTCCACGCATCTGCCACCGGCGGTGGGAATCGCCGGACCGATGATCGACACCCTGGGCTCGGCAGCCGGCGAAACGGCCTTCGTGGGCCCGGACCAGGCGGCTCTGGAACAGATGCTGACGCAATTCGAGCCCAGCGGCGGCGGCCACTAG
- a CDS encoding helix-turn-helix transcriptional regulator, producing the protein MSSQERYHEPEQGRQSEQQARVIPLRPRPRSERPAPQRPAPVRTTPVPTPVTPAAKEPLWRDVVGDVLRRERLAQERTLKDVAEAARISMPYLSELERGRKEASSEVLAAGARALGLSLADLLSLAQTELIRHAAPQPTRTSPRQGDIRLAA; encoded by the coding sequence GTGAGCAGCCAAGAGCGGTACCACGAACCGGAGCAGGGCCGGCAGAGCGAGCAGCAGGCCCGCGTCATCCCGTTGCGCCCGCGCCCGCGCTCGGAGCGGCCCGCGCCGCAGCGCCCCGCCCCCGTGCGTACGACTCCCGTGCCAACTCCCGTGACACCGGCGGCGAAAGAGCCCCTGTGGCGTGACGTGGTCGGTGACGTGCTGCGCCGCGAGCGCCTCGCCCAGGAACGTACGCTCAAGGACGTCGCGGAGGCGGCCCGCATCTCGATGCCGTACCTCTCCGAGCTGGAGCGCGGCCGCAAGGAGGCTTCCTCCGAAGTCCTCGCGGCCGGCGCCCGTGCGCTCGGCCTGAGCCTGGCTGACCTGCTCTCCCTGGCCCAGACCGAGTTGATCCGGCACGCCGCCCCGCAGCCGACGCGCACGAGCCCGCGCCAGGGAGACATCCGACTGGCGGCCTGA
- a CDS encoding Ig-like domain-containing protein yields the protein MTDSRRRRGRRKGLAAVSALVGGVLVLSACSGDDGDKNSAGGGKESQNQVDEAAAKKTSEADIKIAPKDGSDNASINSAAKVTVSKGSLTDVTMTTETGTAVEGQIAADKKSWKPSGQLERATTYKISATAKDSDGRKAHENSKFTTVSPDNSFIGNFTPEDGSTVGVGMPVSINFDKAITNKKDVQSHIKVSSSSGQEVVGHWFGNNRLDFRPEDYWQGNSTVTMKLALDGVEGADGVTGVQEKTVQFKIGRNQVSVVDAKTKQMKVMRDGKVVKTIPISAGSPENKTYNGKMVISEKFKETRMNGATVGFTDDDGKGEYDIKDVPHAMRLSNSGTFIHGNYWGAKSIFGGANTSHGCVGLEDAKGAGDKSTPGAWFYDNSMVGDVVDVRNTGDKTVQPDNGFNGWVMDWAQWKAGSAV from the coding sequence ATGACGGACAGTAGGCGTCGGCGCGGACGGCGCAAGGGTCTTGCGGCCGTGTCCGCTCTGGTCGGCGGCGTCCTTGTGCTCTCGGCCTGTAGCGGCGACGACGGCGACAAGAACAGTGCCGGTGGCGGCAAGGAGTCGCAGAACCAGGTCGACGAAGCCGCCGCCAAGAAGACGTCCGAGGCCGACATCAAGATCGCGCCCAAGGACGGCTCCGACAACGCGAGCATCAACAGCGCGGCCAAGGTCACGGTGAGCAAGGGTTCGCTCACGGATGTCACGATGACGACCGAGACCGGCACCGCGGTCGAGGGGCAGATAGCTGCCGACAAGAAGAGCTGGAAGCCCAGCGGCCAGCTGGAGCGTGCGACCACGTACAAGATCTCCGCGACCGCCAAGGACTCCGACGGCCGCAAGGCGCACGAGAACTCGAAGTTCACGACGGTCTCGCCGGACAACAGCTTCATCGGGAACTTCACGCCCGAGGACGGCTCCACGGTCGGCGTGGGCATGCCGGTGTCGATCAACTTCGACAAGGCGATCACGAACAAGAAGGACGTCCAGTCCCACATCAAGGTGTCGTCGAGCAGCGGCCAGGAAGTCGTCGGCCACTGGTTCGGCAACAACCGCCTGGACTTCCGCCCCGAGGACTACTGGCAGGGCAACTCCACGGTCACCATGAAGCTGGCCCTGGACGGTGTCGAGGGCGCGGACGGCGTCACCGGCGTCCAGGAGAAGACGGTCCAGTTCAAGATCGGCCGTAACCAGGTCTCCGTGGTCGACGCCAAGACCAAGCAGATGAAGGTCATGCGGGACGGCAAGGTCGTCAAGACCATCCCGATCTCCGCGGGCTCCCCGGAGAACAAGACGTACAACGGCAAGATGGTGATCTCCGAGAAGTTCAAGGAGACCCGGATGAACGGCGCGACGGTCGGCTTCACGGACGACGACGGCAAGGGCGAGTACGACATCAAGGACGTGCCGCACGCCATGCGTCTGTCGAACTCCGGCACGTTCATCCACGGCAACTACTGGGGCGCGAAGTCCATCTTCGGCGGCGCCAACACCAGCCACGGCTGTGTCGGCCTCGAGGACGCCAAGGGCGCGGGCGACAAGAGCACCCCGGGCGCCTGGTTCTACGACAACTCGATGGTCGGTGACGTCGTGGACGTCCGGAACACCGGCGACAAGACGGTCCAGCCCGACAACGGCTTCAACGGCTGGGTCATGGACTGGGCCCAGTGGAAGGCCGGTTCGGCCGTCTAG
- a CDS encoding ABC transporter ATP-binding protein: protein MYQLKDVTKQYRRGTETVDVLAGVDLAIGDGDRLVVQGPTGGGKSTLLQMLGGLDRPTSGSVELDGVDLAALPEARLTKVRAESIGFVFRSCNLIPTLSAEENVETALVPTGLRAADRRERAADALASVGLAERRSRLPAELSGGQQQRVAIARALVKRPKVLLADEPTGDLDASTRDEIMELLEGLWKEHGLTFVMVTHDSAIADRAPRLATIRGGRIKVTERTAP, encoded by the coding sequence ATGTACCAGCTCAAGGACGTCACCAAGCAGTACCGCAGGGGCACGGAGACCGTTGACGTGCTCGCCGGGGTGGACCTGGCCATCGGCGACGGTGACCGGCTCGTCGTCCAGGGCCCGACGGGCGGCGGCAAGTCCACGCTCCTGCAGATGCTCGGCGGGCTCGACCGGCCTACGTCCGGCAGCGTCGAGCTCGACGGCGTCGACCTGGCCGCGCTGCCCGAGGCGCGGCTGACCAAGGTGCGCGCCGAGTCCATCGGCTTCGTCTTCCGGTCCTGCAACCTGATTCCCACGCTCAGCGCCGAGGAGAACGTCGAGACGGCGCTCGTCCCGACGGGCCTGCGCGCCGCGGACCGCCGCGAGCGCGCCGCCGACGCGCTGGCGTCCGTGGGCCTCGCCGAGCGCCGCAGCCGGCTGCCCGCCGAGCTCTCCGGCGGCCAGCAGCAGCGCGTGGCCATCGCCCGCGCCCTGGTGAAACGGCCGAAGGTACTGCTCGCCGACGAGCCGACCGGCGACCTCGACGCGTCCACGCGCGACGAGATCATGGAGCTGCTCGAAGGGCTCTGGAAGGAGCACGGGCTGACGTTCGTGATGGTGACGCACGACAGCGCCATCGCAGACAGGGCGCCCCGGCTCGCGACGATCCGGGGCGGGCGGATCAAGGTCACGGAGCGGACCGCTCCGTGA